Proteins from one Pseudomonas grandcourensis genomic window:
- the epsC gene encoding serine O-acetyltransferase EpsC has product MSERSSHWQLQTIVSQLRTAREQWRAQNGRATGEQGGRELPSRAAMADILEALCGALFPMRLGPVDLREESEDFYVGHTLDVALNALLAQARLELRYAARHSAQAETEVEARTIQIIQDFALALPGLRSLLDTDVLAAYHGDPAARSVDEVLLCYPGILAVIHHRLAHHLYRAGLPLLARISAEIAHSATGIDIHPGAQIGRSFFIDHGTGVVIGETAIIGERVRIYQAVTLGAKRFPADEDGQLQKGQPRHPIVEDDVVIYAGATILGRITIGQGSTIGGNVWLTRSVPAGSNLTQANLQNDDGAQK; this is encoded by the coding sequence GTGAGTGAGCGTTCCAGCCATTGGCAATTGCAGACCATCGTCAGCCAGCTGCGCACTGCACGTGAACAGTGGCGTGCACAAAACGGCCGGGCCACCGGCGAGCAGGGCGGTCGCGAGTTACCGTCCCGGGCAGCCATGGCGGACATTCTCGAAGCCTTGTGCGGTGCGTTGTTCCCGATGCGCCTGGGGCCGGTGGATTTGCGTGAAGAGAGCGAAGACTTCTACGTCGGCCATACCCTGGATGTGGCGCTGAATGCGCTGTTGGCCCAGGCGCGGCTCGAATTGCGCTACGCCGCGCGCCACAGTGCCCAGGCCGAGACTGAAGTCGAAGCCCGGACCATCCAGATCATTCAGGATTTCGCCCTCGCTTTGCCTGGGTTGCGCAGCCTGCTGGACACCGACGTATTGGCCGCCTATCACGGTGACCCGGCGGCGCGCAGTGTCGATGAAGTGTTGTTGTGCTATCCGGGGATTCTGGCGGTGATTCACCATCGTCTGGCCCATCACTTGTACCGCGCAGGTCTACCGTTGCTGGCACGGATCAGCGCGGAAATCGCTCACTCGGCCACCGGCATCGACATTCACCCTGGTGCGCAGATCGGCCGCAGTTTCTTCATCGACCACGGGACGGGTGTGGTGATTGGAGAAACCGCGATCATCGGCGAGCGCGTGCGGATTTATCAGGCGGTGACCTTGGGCGCCAAGCGCTTCCCGGCGGATGAAGACGGTCAGCTGCAGAAAGGCCAGCCACGGCATCCGATTGTCGAGGATGATGTGGTGATTTATGCCGGGGCGACGATTCTCGGGCGGATCACCATCGGTCAGGGTTCAACCATTGGCGGCAACGTCTGGCTGACCCGCAGCGTGCCGGCGGGCAGCAACCTGACCCAGGCGAATTTGCAGAATGATGATGGGGCGCAGAAGTAG
- the tcyL gene encoding cystine ABC transporter permease produces MGEAFQLALDSAPFLLKGAYYTVILSLGGMFFGLVMGFGLALMRLSRFKLVSWIARIYVSFFRGTPLLVQLFVIYYGLPQLGLELDPLPAALIGFSLNMAAYACEILRAAISSIERGQWEAAASIGMTRAQTLRRAILPQAMRTALPPLGNSFISLVKDTALAATIQVPELFRQAQLITARTFEIFTMYLAAALIYWVLATVLSHLQNQLEARVNRHDQES; encoded by the coding sequence ATGGGAGAAGCTTTCCAACTCGCACTGGACTCCGCGCCCTTTCTGCTCAAGGGTGCGTATTACACGGTCATTCTCAGCCTGGGCGGGATGTTCTTCGGCCTGGTGATGGGCTTCGGTCTGGCGCTGATGCGCCTGTCGCGCTTCAAACTGGTGAGCTGGATCGCCCGCATCTACGTGTCGTTCTTTCGCGGCACGCCGTTGCTGGTGCAACTGTTCGTGATCTATTACGGCTTGCCGCAATTGGGTCTGGAACTGGATCCGCTGCCGGCGGCCCTGATCGGCTTCTCGCTGAACATGGCCGCCTACGCCTGTGAAATCCTGCGCGCCGCGATCAGCTCCATCGAGCGCGGCCAGTGGGAAGCCGCTGCCAGTATCGGCATGACCCGCGCGCAGACCCTGCGCCGGGCCATCCTGCCGCAGGCGATGCGCACCGCATTGCCGCCGCTGGGCAACAGCTTCATTTCACTGGTCAAGGACACTGCGCTGGCTGCCACCATCCAGGTGCCAGAACTGTTCCGTCAGGCGCAGCTGATCACCGCCCGCACCTTCGAAATCTTCACCATGTATCTTGCCGCCGCACTGATCTACTGGGTCCTGGCCACGGTGCTTTCGCACCTGCAGAACCAGTTGGAAGCGCGGGTCAATCGGCACGACCAGGAGTCCTGA
- a CDS encoding D-cysteine desulfhydrase, which produces MIKQQLARFNRLDLLGQPTALEKLERLSTWLGRDLYVKRDDLTPLAMGGNKLRKLEYLAADALAQGADTLITAGALQSNHVRQTAAIAAKLGLGCVALLENPLGTDDSNYTGNGNRLLLDLFDAKVELVENLDNADEQLQALANRLRSNGKKPYLVPIGGSNALGALGYVRAGLELAEQIKDTGLKFSAVVLASGSAGTHSGLALALSEVLPDLPVIGVTVSRSDEDQRPKVQGLAERTAELLGVNLPEAFKVELWDEYFAPRYGEPNAGTLAAVKLLASQEGLLLDPVYTGKAMAGLLDGIGRQRFDEGPIIFLHTGGAPALFAYKDFL; this is translated from the coding sequence ATGATCAAACAACAGCTCGCCCGCTTTAACCGCCTCGACCTGCTCGGTCAGCCCACCGCCCTGGAAAAACTCGAACGCCTGTCGACCTGGCTGGGCCGAGACCTGTACGTCAAGCGCGATGACCTGACACCGCTGGCAATGGGCGGCAACAAGCTGCGCAAACTCGAATACCTGGCCGCCGATGCCTTGGCCCAGGGCGCCGACACCTTGATCACGGCGGGCGCGCTGCAATCGAACCACGTTCGCCAGACAGCCGCCATTGCCGCCAAGTTGGGTCTGGGTTGCGTAGCCCTTCTGGAAAACCCCCTCGGCACTGACGACAGCAATTACACCGGCAACGGCAACCGGCTGCTGCTCGACCTGTTCGATGCCAAGGTCGAACTGGTGGAAAACCTCGACAACGCCGACGAGCAACTGCAAGCCCTGGCCAACCGACTGCGCAGCAACGGCAAGAAGCCGTACCTTGTGCCGATCGGTGGCTCCAATGCCTTGGGCGCCCTGGGTTACGTGCGCGCCGGGCTGGAACTGGCCGAGCAGATCAAGGACACCGGCCTGAAGTTCTCCGCCGTGGTCCTGGCCTCGGGCAGCGCCGGTACCCACAGCGGCCTGGCACTGGCCCTGAGTGAAGTACTGCCGGATCTGCCAGTAATCGGCGTGACGGTTTCGCGCAGCGATGAAGATCAGCGGCCAAAGGTTCAAGGCCTGGCCGAACGCACCGCCGAGTTGCTGGGCGTGAATCTGCCGGAGGCTTTCAAGGTCGAGTTGTGGGACGAGTATTTCGCCCCCCGTTATGGCGAGCCGAATGCCGGCACACTGGCGGCGGTGAAGCTGCTGGCGAGTCAGGAAGGCTTGCTGCTGGACCCGGTCTACACTGGCAAGGCCATGGCGGGCTTGCTGGACGGGATCGGCCGTCAGCGTTTCGACGAAGGTCCGATTATCTTCCTGCACACCGGCGGGGCTCCGGCGTTGTTTGCCTACAAGGATTTTCTGTAG
- a CDS encoding LLM class flavin-dependent oxidoreductase codes for MTAAKKKILLNAFNMNCIGHINHGLWTHPRDTSTRYNTIEYWTELAQLLERGLFDGLFIADIVGVYDVYQNSVDVPLKESIQLPVNDPLLLVSAMAAVTKNLGFGLTANLTYEAPYLFARRLSTLDHLSRGRVGWNIVTGYLDSAAKAMGLSEQVEHDRRYDQADEYLEVLYKLLEGSWENGAVLNDPRQRIYAQPDKVHKVEHKGEFYQVEGYHLCEPSPQRTPVLFQAGSSDRGLLFAGRHAECVFISGQTKASTKVQVDKVRTSAASAGRNPEDIKVFMGLNVIVAATEELAWAKHAEYLSYASAEAGVAHFSASTGIDFSQYEIDEPIQYVKSNAIQSATKHLQNNDWTRRKLLEQHALGGRYITVVGSPQQVADELESWIAETGLDGFNLTRIVTPESYEDFIELVIPELQRRGSYKTAYDGGTLREKLFQREAFLPEQHTGSTYRR; via the coding sequence ATGACCGCCGCGAAAAAGAAAATCCTGCTCAACGCGTTCAACATGAACTGCATCGGGCACATCAACCATGGCTTGTGGACGCATCCGCGTGACACGTCCACCCGCTACAACACGATCGAATACTGGACCGAACTGGCGCAGCTGCTGGAGCGCGGGCTGTTCGACGGCCTGTTCATCGCCGACATCGTCGGGGTCTACGACGTCTACCAGAACTCGGTGGACGTGCCGCTGAAAGAGTCGATCCAGTTGCCGGTCAACGATCCGCTGCTGCTGGTTTCCGCGATGGCGGCGGTCACGAAAAACCTCGGCTTCGGCCTGACCGCCAACCTCACCTACGAAGCGCCGTATCTGTTCGCCCGCCGCCTGTCGACGCTGGATCACCTGAGCCGTGGACGGGTCGGCTGGAACATAGTCACCGGCTATCTCGACAGCGCCGCCAAGGCCATGGGCCTGAGCGAACAGGTCGAGCATGACCGCCGCTATGACCAGGCCGACGAGTACCTGGAGGTGCTCTACAAGCTCCTGGAAGGCAGTTGGGAAAACGGCGCGGTGCTCAACGATCCACGACAACGGATCTACGCGCAGCCGGACAAAGTGCACAAGGTCGAGCACAAGGGCGAGTTCTACCAGGTCGAGGGTTATCACCTCTGTGAACCCTCACCCCAACGCACGCCGGTGCTGTTCCAGGCCGGCAGTTCGGATCGCGGCTTGCTGTTCGCCGGGCGACATGCCGAGTGCGTGTTCATCAGCGGCCAGACCAAGGCATCGACCAAGGTGCAGGTGGACAAGGTGCGCACCAGCGCCGCCTCCGCCGGGCGCAATCCCGAGGACATCAAGGTGTTCATGGGCCTGAACGTGATCGTTGCCGCCACCGAAGAGCTGGCCTGGGCCAAGCACGCCGAATACCTGAGCTACGCCAGTGCCGAGGCCGGCGTTGCGCACTTTTCGGCGTCCACCGGGATCGACTTTTCCCAATATGAAATTGACGAACCGATCCAGTACGTGAAAAGCAACGCGATCCAGTCCGCCACCAAACACCTGCAAAACAACGACTGGACCCGACGCAAATTGCTGGAACAACACGCCCTCGGCGGTCGCTACATCACCGTGGTCGGCTCACCGCAGCAAGTGGCGGATGAACTGGAGTCGTGGATCGCCGAAACCGGGCTGGATGGCTTCAACCTGACCCGCATCGTCACGCCGGAAAGCTATGAGGATTTCATCGAGCTGGTGATTCCCGAGTTGCAACGGCGGGGCTCGTACAAGACGGCATACGACGGCGGCACCTTGCGCGAAAAGCTGTTTCAGCGAGAGGCGTTTTTGCCTGAGCAACATACCGGTTCGACTTACCGCCGCTAA
- a CDS encoding SfnB family sulfur acquisition oxidoreductase — MTSSHPVAVITSDEQALIVASDLAEDFKRDSATRDRERRLPHPELEVFSRSGLWGISVPKEYGGAGVSNITLAKVIALIARADGSLGQIPQNHFYALEVLRVNGSHEQKQRLYAEVLAGQRFGNALAELGTKTAHDRVTSLTRDGSGYRINGRKFYATGAIYAQRIPTSVVDENGVQQLAFVPRNSKGLSVIDDWSGFGQRTTGSGSVVFEDVFVAAEDVIPFQSAFERPTPVGPLAQILHAAIDTGIARAAYEDALHFVRTKTRPWIDATHEKATDDPLTLKSFGHLSIRLHATEALLERAGEYLDKAQADTNAETVAAASIAVAEARALSTEISLAAGSTLFELAGSQATLIEHGLDRHWRNARVHTLHDPVRWKYHAVGNYYLNDENPPLRGTI; from the coding sequence ATGACAAGTTCTCACCCCGTCGCGGTTATCACCAGCGATGAACAAGCCCTGATCGTCGCCAGCGACCTTGCCGAAGACTTCAAACGCGACAGCGCCACACGCGACCGCGAGCGCCGTTTGCCACACCCGGAACTGGAAGTGTTTTCCCGCTCGGGCCTGTGGGGCATCAGCGTGCCAAAGGAATACGGCGGCGCCGGTGTTTCCAACATCACCCTGGCCAAGGTCATCGCCTTGATCGCCCGGGCCGACGGCTCCCTGGGGCAGATTCCGCAGAACCATTTCTATGCCCTCGAAGTACTGCGGGTGAACGGCAGCCACGAGCAGAAGCAACGCCTGTACGCCGAAGTATTGGCCGGCCAGCGCTTCGGCAATGCATTGGCCGAACTCGGCACCAAAACCGCACACGATCGCGTCACCAGCCTGACTCGCGACGGCAGCGGCTATCGCATCAATGGTCGCAAGTTCTACGCCACGGGCGCGATCTACGCCCAGCGCATTCCCACCTCGGTGGTGGATGAAAACGGCGTGCAGCAACTGGCGTTCGTCCCGCGCAACAGCAAGGGCCTGAGCGTGATCGACGACTGGAGCGGCTTTGGCCAGCGCACCACCGGCAGCGGTTCGGTGGTGTTCGAAGATGTCTTTGTTGCCGCCGAAGATGTCATCCCCTTTCAGAGCGCTTTCGAACGCCCGACCCCGGTCGGCCCGCTGGCACAGATTCTCCACGCCGCCATCGACACCGGCATCGCCCGCGCCGCGTATGAAGATGCGCTGCACTTCGTGCGCACCAAAACCCGGCCGTGGATCGACGCCACCCACGAAAAAGCCACGGACGATCCATTGACCCTGAAGAGCTTCGGCCACCTGAGCATTCGCCTGCATGCCACCGAGGCACTGCTGGAACGTGCCGGCGAATACCTCGACAAGGCCCAGGCCGACACGAATGCCGAAACCGTCGCGGCCGCGTCGATTGCCGTCGCCGAAGCCCGCGCCCTCAGCACCGAAATCTCCCTGGCCGCCGGCAGCACGCTGTTCGAACTGGCCGGCAGCCAGGCGACCTTGATCGAACACGGCCTCGACCGCCACTGGCGCAACGCCCGGGTGCACACCCTGCACGATCCGGTGCGCTGGAAGTATCACGCCGTGGGTAATTACTACCTCAATGATGAAAACCCGCCACTGCGGGGGACCATTTGA
- a CDS encoding MetQ/NlpA family ABC transporter substrate-binding protein: MKKNYLSHPVKALALALGLFSSVTFAADAPLKIGTTAAFAIPLEAAVEEAGKQGLKVELVEFSDWIAPNVSLAAGDIDVNYFQHIPFLENAKAAAGFDLVPFAPGIINNVGLYSKKYKSFDELPQGASVAIANDPINSGRGLQLLAKAGLITLKPGVGYKATEEDIIANPKHIKILQVEAVQLVRAYDDADLVQGYPAYIRLSKTFDAGSALLFDGLDHKEYVIQFVIQPKSKTDPRLIRFVDIYQHSPAVRAALDKAHGKLYQAGWES; this comes from the coding sequence ATGAAAAAGAACTACCTCTCCCACCCAGTCAAAGCACTGGCTCTGGCCCTCGGCCTGTTCAGCTCGGTAACCTTCGCCGCCGACGCCCCACTGAAAATCGGCACCACCGCCGCCTTCGCCATTCCGCTGGAAGCGGCGGTCGAAGAAGCCGGCAAACAAGGCCTGAAAGTCGAACTGGTGGAGTTCAGCGACTGGATCGCGCCGAACGTCAGCCTCGCCGCCGGCGACATCGACGTGAACTACTTCCAGCACATCCCGTTCCTGGAAAACGCCAAGGCTGCGGCAGGTTTTGACCTGGTGCCGTTCGCGCCAGGCATCATCAACAACGTCGGCCTCTACTCGAAGAAATACAAAAGCTTCGACGAACTGCCGCAAGGCGCCAGCGTGGCCATCGCCAATGACCCGATCAACAGCGGTCGTGGCTTGCAGCTGCTGGCCAAGGCCGGCCTGATCACCCTCAAGCCCGGCGTCGGCTACAAGGCCACCGAAGAAGACATCATCGCCAACCCGAAGCACATCAAGATCCTCCAGGTCGAAGCCGTGCAACTGGTACGCGCCTATGACGATGCCGATCTGGTGCAGGGCTACCCCGCCTACATTCGCTTGTCGAAAACCTTCGACGCAGGCTCCGCGCTGCTGTTCGACGGCCTCGATCACAAGGAATACGTGATTCAGTTCGTGATCCAGCCCAAGAGCAAAACCGACCCGCGCCTGATCAGGTTCGTCGACATCTACCAGCACTCACCCGCTGTACGCGCCGCGCTGGATAAGGCTCACGGCAAGCTCTATCAAGCCGGCTGGGAAAGCTGA
- the tcyJ gene encoding cystine ABC transporter substrate-binding protein, with protein sequence MNFSALRRNLLVGSLGLALSAGLIGQAVAGEQLQKIKDAGVINVGLEGTYPPFSFVDADGKLAGFEVEFSEALAKELGVKVKLQPTKWDGILAALESKRLDAVINQVTISEERKKKYDFSEPYTVSGIQALVLTKKAAELNIKSAADLSGKKVGVGLGTNYEEWVKANVPTADIRTYEDDPTKFQDLRVGRIDAILIDRLAALEYAKKAKDTTAAGDAFSRQEAGIALRKGEPELLAAVNKAIDKLRADGTLKKLSEKYFNADVTQ encoded by the coding sequence ATGAATTTTTCCGCACTACGTCGCAATCTGCTGGTGGGCTCGCTGGGCCTGGCTCTGAGCGCCGGCCTGATTGGCCAAGCCGTTGCCGGTGAGCAACTGCAAAAAATCAAAGACGCTGGCGTGATCAACGTCGGCCTGGAAGGCACTTACCCTCCGTTCAGTTTCGTCGACGCCGACGGCAAACTGGCCGGCTTCGAAGTCGAGTTCTCCGAAGCCCTGGCCAAAGAGCTGGGCGTGAAGGTCAAGCTGCAACCAACTAAATGGGACGGCATCCTCGCGGCCCTGGAATCCAAGCGCCTGGACGCAGTGATCAACCAGGTGACTATCTCCGAAGAGCGCAAGAAGAAGTATGACTTCTCCGAGCCATACACCGTTTCCGGGATTCAAGCGCTGGTGCTGACGAAGAAGGCCGCCGAGCTGAACATCAAGTCCGCCGCCGACCTGTCAGGCAAGAAAGTCGGCGTAGGCCTGGGCACCAACTACGAAGAGTGGGTCAAAGCCAATGTGCCGACCGCTGACATCCGCACCTACGAAGATGATCCGACCAAGTTCCAGGACCTGCGTGTCGGCCGTATCGACGCGATTCTGATCGACCGCCTCGCTGCACTGGAATACGCCAAGAAGGCCAAGGACACCACCGCCGCCGGTGATGCGTTCTCCCGCCAGGAAGCCGGCATTGCCCTGCGCAAAGGCGAGCCTGAACTGCTGGCCGCGGTGAACAAGGCAATCGATAAGCTGCGCGCCGATGGCACCCTGAAAAAGCTCTCGGAAAAATACTTCAACGCAGACGTCACTCAATAA
- a CDS encoding SfnB family sulfur acquisition oxidoreductase, with product MSSLADANVQSDLDIAPLLLPAKVLRNDAQAIKAAHELAQVARLQAAKRDRQRKLPWAEIEQFTRSGLGSISIPREYGGPQVSFVTLAEVFAIISAADPALGQIPQNQFGILNLVLGSATEAQKKQLFKSVLDGRRIGNAGPERGTKNTLELKARITADGVINGQKFYSTGALFAHWVAVKALNDDGKQVLAFIRRGTPGLRIVDDWSGFGQRTTASGTILLNNVQADPELVVDNWRINDTPNIQGAVSQLIQAAIDAGIARGAIDDAIDFVKTRARPWIDAKVERASDDLYVIADIGRLKIELHAAEALLRKAGQVLDDVSAAPFTAESAARASIAVAEAKVLTTEISLLASEKLLELAGSRATLAEFNLDRHWRNARVHTLHDPVRWKYHAVGAYRLNGTLPNRHSWI from the coding sequence ATGTCCAGTCTGGCAGATGCAAACGTCCAGAGTGACCTGGACATCGCCCCCCTGTTGTTGCCCGCAAAAGTCTTGCGCAACGACGCTCAAGCCATCAAGGCGGCCCACGAACTGGCGCAAGTCGCCCGCCTGCAAGCGGCCAAACGTGACCGGCAGCGCAAGCTCCCGTGGGCGGAAATCGAACAGTTCACCCGCAGCGGCCTGGGCAGCATTTCCATCCCCCGCGAGTACGGTGGCCCGCAGGTTTCGTTCGTCACCCTGGCCGAGGTCTTCGCGATCATTTCCGCGGCAGATCCGGCGCTTGGGCAGATCCCGCAAAACCAGTTCGGCATTCTTAACCTGGTGCTCGGCAGCGCCACCGAAGCGCAGAAAAAACAGCTGTTCAAAAGCGTCCTGGATGGGCGGCGCATCGGCAATGCCGGGCCGGAACGCGGCACGAAAAACACCCTGGAACTGAAGGCGCGCATCACCGCTGACGGCGTCATCAATGGCCAGAAGTTCTATTCCACGGGCGCACTGTTCGCCCATTGGGTCGCAGTCAAAGCGTTGAACGACGATGGCAAGCAAGTGCTGGCGTTCATCCGGCGCGGCACACCCGGATTGCGCATCGTCGATGACTGGTCCGGGTTTGGTCAGCGCACCACCGCCAGCGGCACGATTTTGCTCAACAACGTGCAGGCCGATCCCGAGCTGGTGGTGGATAACTGGCGGATCAATGACACGCCGAACATCCAGGGTGCTGTCTCGCAGCTGATTCAAGCGGCCATCGACGCCGGTATCGCCCGAGGCGCCATCGACGACGCCATCGACTTCGTGAAAACCCGCGCCCGGCCGTGGATCGACGCCAAGGTCGAGCGGGCCAGCGATGACCTGTACGTGATCGCCGATATCGGCAGGTTGAAAATCGAATTGCACGCTGCCGAAGCGCTGCTGCGCAAGGCCGGCCAAGTGCTCGATGACGTCAGCGCCGCACCCTTCACCGCCGAGTCCGCCGCCCGCGCCTCGATTGCCGTGGCCGAAGCCAAAGTGCTGACCACCGAGATTTCGTTGCTGGCCAGCGAAAAGCTGCTCGAACTGGCCGGCAGCCGCGCGACCCTCGCCGAATTCAACCTCGACCGCCACTGGCGCAACGCCCGGGTGCACACCCTGCACGACCCGGTGCGCTGGAAGTATCACGCGGTTGGCGCCTATCGCCTCAACGGCACGCTGCCTAATCGCCATTCCTGGATCTGA
- the betT gene encoding choline transporter BetT, translating into MNPPVFWFSASFILLFGVVVIAMPEQAGAWLLAAQNWAANTVGWYYLLAMTLYLVFVVVTALSGYGKIKLGADHDEPEFSYLSWAGMLFAAGISITLFFFCVSEPLTHMLQPPQGEAGTADAARQAMQILFLHWGLHGWGVFAFVGMALAYFAYRHNLPLALRSALYPLIGKRINGPIGYAVDGFGIIATVFGLGADMGFGVLHLNSGLDYLFGIAHTQWVQVGLITLMMGAAIIVAVSGVDKGVRVMSDINMLLACALLLFVLFAGPTQHLLNTLIQNLGDYLGALPMKSFDLYAYDKPSDWLGGWTVFYWAWWIAWSPFVGLFIARISRGRTIREFVFGVLLIPLGFTLAWMSIFGNSAIDQVLNHGMSALGMSAIDNPSMTLYLLLETYPWSKTVIAVTVFISFVFFVTSADSGTVVLSTLSAKGGNPDEDGPKWLRVFWGAMTALVTSALLFSGSIDALKSAVVLTSLPFSLILLLMMWGLHKAFYLESQKQIAQMHSLAPVSGSRRGGWRQRLSQAVHFPSRDEVYRFLDTTVRPAIEEVSAVFIEKGLHVATHPDPANDSVSLEIGHGDQHPFVYQVQMRGYFTPSFARGGMGSKQLNNRRYYRAEVHLSEGSQDYDLVGYTKEQIINDILDQYERHMQFLHLVR; encoded by the coding sequence ATGAATCCGCCGGTGTTCTGGTTCTCGGCGAGTTTCATCCTGTTGTTTGGTGTCGTTGTCATCGCCATGCCCGAGCAGGCCGGTGCCTGGTTGCTGGCGGCGCAAAACTGGGCGGCCAACACGGTCGGCTGGTATTACCTGCTGGCGATGACCCTGTATCTGGTCTTCGTGGTGGTCACCGCCTTGTCCGGCTACGGCAAGATCAAGCTCGGTGCCGACCACGACGAGCCCGAGTTCAGTTATTTGTCCTGGGCCGGCATGCTGTTCGCCGCCGGGATCAGCATCACGCTGTTTTTCTTCTGCGTGTCCGAGCCGCTGACCCACATGCTGCAACCGCCCCAGGGCGAGGCCGGTACGGCGGATGCGGCGCGCCAGGCGATGCAGATTCTGTTTCTGCACTGGGGCCTGCATGGTTGGGGCGTGTTCGCCTTTGTCGGCATGGCGCTGGCCTACTTTGCCTACCGACATAACCTGCCATTGGCCCTGCGTTCGGCGCTGTATCCGCTGATCGGCAAGCGCATCAATGGCCCCATCGGCTACGCGGTGGATGGCTTCGGCATCATCGCCACGGTGTTCGGCCTCGGTGCCGACATGGGCTTCGGCGTGCTGCACCTCAACTCGGGCCTGGACTACCTGTTCGGCATCGCCCACACCCAATGGGTTCAAGTCGGCCTGATCACCTTGATGATGGGCGCTGCGATCATCGTGGCCGTATCCGGCGTCGACAAGGGTGTGCGGGTGATGTCCGACATCAACATGCTGCTGGCCTGTGCGCTGCTGCTGTTCGTGTTGTTCGCCGGCCCCACGCAGCACTTGCTCAACACCCTGATCCAGAACCTCGGCGACTACCTCGGCGCCTTGCCGATGAAGAGTTTCGACCTTTATGCCTACGATAAACCCAGCGACTGGCTGGGCGGTTGGACGGTGTTTTACTGGGCCTGGTGGATTGCATGGTCGCCGTTCGTGGGCTTGTTCATCGCACGGATTTCCCGTGGCCGGACCATCCGCGAATTCGTCTTCGGCGTGCTGTTGATACCGCTGGGCTTCACCCTGGCGTGGATGTCGATCTTCGGCAACAGCGCCATCGATCAAGTGCTCAACCACGGCATGAGCGCGCTCGGCATGTCGGCCATCGACAACCCGTCGATGACGCTTTACCTGCTGCTGGAAACCTACCCGTGGAGCAAAACCGTCATCGCGGTCACGGTGTTCATCAGCTTCGTGTTCTTCGTCACCTCCGCCGACTCCGGCACCGTGGTGCTGTCGACGCTGTCCGCCAAGGGCGGCAACCCGGATGAAGACGGGCCGAAATGGCTGCGAGTGTTCTGGGGCGCGATGACCGCACTGGTGACCAGCGCGCTGCTGTTTTCCGGCAGCATCGATGCATTGAAGTCGGCGGTGGTCCTGACCTCGCTGCCGTTCTCGTTGATCTTGCTGTTGATGATGTGGGGGCTGCACAAGGCGTTTTATCTGGAATCGCAGAAGCAGATTGCGCAGATGCATTCCTTGGCACCGGTGTCCGGTTCACGGCGGGGCGGCTGGCGTCAGCGTTTGAGTCAGGCGGTGCATTTCCCGTCGCGGGATGAGGTCTATCGCTTCCTCGACACGACGGTGCGCCCGGCGATTGAAGAGGTGTCTGCCGTGTTCATCGAAAAGGGTTTGCACGTAGCGACACACCCGGACCCGGCCAATGACAGCGTCAGCCTGGAAATCGGCCACGGCGATCAGCATCCGTTCGTTTATCAGGTGCAGATGCGCGGTTACTTCACGCCGTCGTTTGCCCGTGGCGGCATGGGTTCCAAGCAGCTCAACAATCGCCGCTACTACCGGGCCGAAGTGCATTTGAGCGAGGGCAGTCAGGACTACGACCTGGTGGGCTACACCAAGGAACAGATCATCAACGACATCCTCGACCAGTACGAACGGCACATGCAGTTCCTGCATCTGGTGCGTTGA
- the tcyN gene encoding L-cystine ABC transporter ATP-binding protein TcyN — protein sequence MIVVEKLTKQFKGQVVLNGIDLEVKEGEVVAIIGPSGSGKTTFLRCLNFLEEPTSGRIKVGDIEVDTSRPLNQQQSLVRRLRQHVGFVFQNFNLFPHRTALENVIEGPIIVKKIAHADAVALGKKLLAKVGLAGKEDAYPRRLSGGQQQRVAIARALAMEPEVILFDEPTSALDPELVGEVLATIRGLAEENRTMVIVTHEMGFARDVANRVVFFDKGVIVEQGEAKALFANPKEERTKQFLSKFLNNAHN from the coding sequence ATGATTGTCGTGGAAAAACTGACAAAGCAGTTCAAGGGTCAAGTCGTGCTCAATGGCATCGATCTTGAGGTCAAGGAAGGCGAGGTGGTCGCGATCATCGGCCCTAGCGGTTCGGGCAAGACCACCTTCCTGCGCTGCCTGAACTTTCTGGAAGAACCCACCAGCGGCCGGATCAAGGTCGGTGATATCGAAGTCGATACCAGCCGCCCCCTGAACCAGCAACAGAGCTTGGTGCGGCGTTTGCGCCAGCATGTGGGCTTCGTGTTCCAGAACTTCAACCTGTTCCCCCATCGCACCGCTCTGGAAAACGTTATCGAAGGCCCGATCATCGTCAAGAAGATCGCGCACGCCGATGCCGTTGCCCTGGGTAAAAAACTGTTGGCCAAGGTAGGCCTGGCGGGCAAGGAGGACGCTTACCCGCGTCGCCTCTCCGGTGGCCAGCAACAGCGCGTGGCGATTGCCCGGGCGCTGGCGATGGAACCGGAAGTGATCCTGTTCGATGAGCCGACCTCGGCCCTCGACCCGGAGCTGGTGGGCGAGGTATTGGCGACCATCCGCGGCCTGGCCGAAGAGAATCGCACCATGGTGATCGTCACTCACGAAATGGGCTTTGCCCGGGACGTGGCCAACCGTGTGGTGTTTTTCGACAAGGGTGTGATCGTCGAGCAAGGCGAAGCGAAGGCGTTGTTTGCCAACCCGAAAGAAGAGCGGACAAAACAATTTCTGAGCAAGTTCCTGAATAACGCTCACAACTAA